The DNA window ataaagttacaagacacaaagaaggacactacataatgatgaagggatcaatccaagaacaagatataacaattgtaaatatttatgcacccaacatatgagcacctcaatacataaggcaaatgctaacagccataaaaggtgaaatcgacagtaacacaatcatagtaggggactttaacaccccactttcaccaatggacagatcatccaaaatgaaaataaataaagaaacacaagctttaaatgatacattaaacaagatggacttaattgatatttataaggcattccatccaaaaacaacagaatacactttcttctcaagtgttcatggaacattctccaggatagatcctaccttgggtcacaaatcaagccttggtaaatctaagaaaattgaaactgtatcaagtatattttccaacagcaatactatgagactagatatcaattacaggaaaaaatccgtaaaaaatacaaacacatagaggttaaacaatacactacttaataaccaagagatcactgaagaaatcaaagaggaaatcaaaaaatacctagaaacaaatgacagtgaaaacacgacgacccaaaacctatgggattcagcaaaagcagttctaagagagaagtttatagcaatacattcctacctcaagaaacaagaaacatctcaaataaataacttaaccttacacctaaagcaattagagaaagaacaaaaaaaccccaaagttagcagaaggaaagaaatcataaagatcagataagaaataaatgaaaaagaaatgaagggaatgaTAGCacagatcagtgaaactaaaagctggtttttgaggagataaataaaattgataaaccattagccagactcatcaagaaaaaaaaggagaagactcaaatcaatagaattagaaatgaaaaaggagaagtaacaactgacactgcagaaatacaaaggatcatgagagattactacaagcaactatatgccaataaaatggacaacctggaagaaatggacaagttcttagaaaagcacaaccttctgagactaaagcaggaagaaatagaaaatataaacagaccaatcacaagcactgaaattgaaactgtgattaaaaatcttccaacaaacgaaagcccaggaccagatggcttcacacgagaattctgtcaaacatttagagaagtgctaacatctatcctcaaactcttccaaaatatagcagagggaggaacactcccaaactcattctacgaggccgccatcaccctgataccaaaactagacaaagatgtcacaaagaaagaaaactacaggccaatatcactgatgaacatagatgcaaaaatcctcaacaaaatactagcaaacagaatccaagagtgctttaaaaggatgatacaccatgatcaagtggggtttatcccaggaatgcaaggattcttcaatatatgcaaatcaaccaatgtgatacaccatattcacaaactgaaggagaaaaacgatatgatcatctcaatagaggcagaaaaagtttttgacaaaatttaacatccatttatgataaaaaccctccaaaaaataagcatagagggaacttacctcaacataataaaggccatatatgacaaacccacagccaacatcgctctcaatggtgaaaaactgaaaccatttcctctaagatcaggaagaagacaaggttgcccactctcaccactattattcaacatagttttggaagctttagccacagcaatcagagaagaaaaagaaataagtggaatccaaattggaaaagaagaagtaaagctgtcactgtttgcagatgacatgatactatacatagagaatcctaaagatgctgccaggaaactactagagctaatcaatgaacttggtagagtagcaggatacaaaattaatgcacagaaatctcttacattcctatacactaatgatgaaaaatctggaagataaattaaggaaacactcccatttacctttgcaacaaaaagaataaaatacctaggaataaaccttcctaaggagacaaaagacctgtatgcaaaaaactataagacactgatgaaagaaattaaagatgatacaaacagatggagagatataccatgttctttgattggaagaatcaacattgtgaaaatgactgtactacccagagcaatctacagattcaatttaatccctatcaaactaccaatggcatttttcacagaactagaacaaaaaatttcacaatttgtatggaaacacaaaagaccccgaatagtcaaagcaatcttgagaaagaaaaacagagctggaggaatcaggctccctgacttcagactatactacaaagctagtcatcaagacagtatggtactggcacacaaacagaaatatagatcaatggaacaggatagaaagcacagagataaacccacgcacatatggccaccttatttttgataatggaggcaagaatatacaatggagaaaagaaaccctcttcaataagtggtgctgggaaaattggacagctacgtgtaaaggaatgaaattagaacactccctagcaccatacacaaaaataaactcaaaatggattaaagacctaaatgtaaggccagacactataaaactcttagaggaaaacataggcagaacactctatgacataaatcacagcaagatcctttttgacccacctcctagagaaatggaaatacaaacaaaaataaacaaatgggacctagtgaaacttaaaagcttttaaacagcaaaggaaaccataagcaagacgaaaagacaaccctcagaatggagaaaatatttgcaaacaaagcaactgataaaggattaatctccaaaatatacaagcagttcatgcaggtcaatatcaaaaaaacaacaacccaatccaaaaatgggcagaagagctagatagacatttctccaaagaagatatacaaattgccaacaaacacatgaaagaatgctcaacatcactaaacactagggaaatgcaaagcaaaactacaatgaggtatcccctcacaccggtcagaatggccctcatcaaaaaatctacaagcaataaatgctggagagggtgtgaagaaaagggaaccctcttgcactgttggtgggaatgtaaattgatacagctactatcgggaacagtatggaggttccttaaaaaactaaaaatagaactaccatatgatccagcaatcccactactgggcgtataccctgagaataccataatttaaaaagagtcatgtaccacagtgttgattacagctctatttacaatagccaggacatggaagcaatctaagtgtccaccgacacatgaatggatgaagaagatgtggcatatatatacaagggtatattactcaaccataaaaagaagtgaaattgagttatttgtagtgaggtggatggacctagagtctgccatacagagtgaaataagtcagaaagagaaaaacgaataccgtatgctaacacatatatatggaatctaaaaaaaaaaaaggttctgacgaacctagggacaggacaggaataaagacgcagacgtagagaatggacttgaggacacggggacggggaagggtaagctgggacaaagtgagagagtagcatggacatatatacactaccaaatgtaaaatagatagctagtgagaagcagctgcatagcacagggagatcagctaagtgctttgtgaccacctggaggggtgggatagagagagtgggagggagacgcaagagggaggggatatggggatatatgtatatgtacagctgattcagtttgttatacagcagaaactaacacaccattgtaaatcaattatacccaaaaaagatgttaaaaaaaaagaaaaaaagcccctTAGCagggaaaatatttctaataaataaataaagcagactCAGTTTATCAGGAACATGATACTGACTGGTAATAGAAGTCCTGAACTTAGTAACAGAATGAATCTGTGTTCTAGTTGTAATTCTAATAGCATGAGAGAAAATCATATTTTGATCCCTGGTaacacatttttctatttatagttttctattaTGAGTTCAATAGATAAAGCTGTTGCTAGAACTCATACTGCTAAGTTACTGGAGTCACACTGGCTTTTCTGTGTGCTGGTGTTGAGAGTTGCCCATCAGTATCATGTGTCAGGTCATTGTTACATCGTCCATGTGAAGCCTTATGCTAGTTAAACTGGCACAGGaactccatttttccttctctttctctaaaTCATGAATAGGAAACTTATACAAACtctgctgtcttcttttttttttatgatttgtgTAGATAGATAGAATATACAGCAGGTCAAAGAAAGAGCTATATTGGAACTCAAGCCATGCTAGTCCTAACATACTCCAGTGATATGATGTTACCATTACACTAAGCAGCCTTGCAGAAGAAAAATTTGCAGTTAAGATACACATAAATGTCCTTTcacctccaaaatattttctttaattgaacTTGTGTCCAGGTTATAAAACTCTGATTCTTTATTTTACCATCTGGGTtttattaacaggaaaaaaaattacttatgtccaacaaattattttttcttttccctggatACAGTTAGACTTCGATTCCTTGCACTTCCCAAATTTATTGATCTAAAATATAGACAGGATGTAGTTTATAATCTCAGTGTGTGAGCAATGCACCTCTGTACTAATAGAATgaagattttgattttgatttaacAGTACCATGAATATTGCATCCCAGGCTTACCCAAATCCTGACCTCTGTAGACTTCAAGTTCCATGAGAGCACAGCTCAGATATCTTTCTTGAGATGTCTAACGCTTAATACAGTGCCTTGCATAAAAtacatgtttgttattttaagccaccaattCTTCATAActtgttacagtagcaataggaaactaatactctATATAGTAAAGTATCTACCATCTCTTTCTATTCACCCTCTCCTTCTTTACTTTACTTCATAGTATTCTCCCTCTTCAACTATGGAATATCAGtaggtgtttattttatatatttccaaataacatGTAAGCACCTTGATAgcatgacatttttcttgttcacTGCTTCATCTCTAGCAAATATAACATTTCTTGGCACAGAGTAATAAGTAATATATATGTACTAAATGTATGAAAGTATACACAAATGGATTAATTTATTGATATTGAACCACAAATATTATTGAATTAGTATTATATCATGCCCAAAAACAAGTGGAACTGATTGGAACCATACATTTTTGAAAGCAATACATATCTGACCGATACAGTTTTGGTCCTTCACACTCACACCTTGCCTCTTTACATTAAGTTTTTGGGTGTGTTTTCATGCTGATAAAACCCAAAGATGTGTAAATACAAAGGTGTGATAGGAAAGGATTCTCAAGTTAAACTGCATTGctattttttgattggctttAATACTAAACAGTAGATCAAAAGATGTCTCTACTTCTTCCTCCTGACTCAACTCTTCTGGAAGGCACAGCCATTGGTTGTCCAAGTGGGGAATGTGAGCATACGGTGAGGCAAAAAAAGTTCTGATACTTGAGATTTGTAAAGGAAGGGAGTTGAATATTGTGAAAGTGTCATGAGTTAACTGGGTATGAAAAAATAGGAATAAGTTAGCCACAGATAAGGAAATCATTTCTAAGATTGCCTTAGTTTGTAGCCCAAGTAAGCAGAGAACTTATATGTGTCAGAGACTGAGTCAGGAGTTTGGTATGAGGCATATTTGGCTTAGAATGTCAGTTCTACCTATTAATAGTTTCATGATCTAAGAGAGTTTCCTTATTGCAATGTTGatgatgtggaaactgagaaggaaggaataaaataatctctagttgcaaaACTTTGAGTCACTATAAATGAATTGTCTGGTACACACATGGTCCACTGCTGAAATCCACTGCTCCCTGCTATTATGGACACCAGATCATGGAgaaatcatatatgtatatatttgcttttcatCTGAGTGATACCATCATATTCTGCAACTAAAGAGCTATACAAACCTGAATGCATGGCAGGTTGGAATCATACACGTGTGAAGGAATTCCTTCTGGTAGGTTTAACTGAAAATCCTAATTTGCAGATCCCTCTCTTTTTGCTGTTtacccttatttattttatcactctGGTAGGTAAGTGTGGGATGATCATATTGATCTGGCTAAATCCCCAGCTTCATACTCCAATGTACTTCTTCCTTAGCAACCTCTCTTTTTGTGATGTCTGCTATTCTACTGTCTTTGCACATAAAATGCTGGTTGACTTCTTTTCAAAACACAAGTCCAGCACATTTTCTGGCTGTGTTctacaaagtttcttttttgcAGTGTATGCAACCACAGAAGGCATCTTCCTGTCTATGATGGCTTATGAACGCTGTGTAACAATAGTCAACCCTTTGCTGTATACAGCCATTATGACCCAAAGGGATTGTATTCAGATGGTTCTTGTATGTTACTTGGCGGGGCTCATTAACTCCCTGACACACACGATAGGTTTGCTCAAACTAGACTTCTGTGGTCCTAACATTGTGAATCATTATTTCTGTGATATTCCCCCTCTTCTGAGGCTCTCTTGTTCAGATGCCCATAACAATGAAATGCTGCTTTTGATATTCTCTGGGGTCCTTGCAATGTTCACTTTTATTATCATCATGGTCTCTTACATTCGCATCATCATTGCCATCCAGAGAATCCGCTCAGCTGAGTGGAGGCTCAAAGCCTTCTCCACTTCTGCCTCCCATCTGACTGCTGTGACTTTACTCTATGGGTCTGTGACCTTTAGTTACATCCAGCCAAGCTCTCAGTATTCCTTGGAACAGGAGAAAGTCTCTAATGTGTTTTATACGTTGCTGATCCCCATGCTAAACTCACTGATTTATAGTCTGAGGAATAAGGATGTGAAAGACGCAGCAAAATGGTCAGTATGGCAGAAGAGAACCTCCACTTGACTCAATCTTGTCTATGGCTTTGCAAACCTAACATTAATCTGAAAATAGATagactttctttaaaattgtatcaCAGATACAATCACAAACACAACCGTAATCAAGACTCTCTCATGCAATTTGAGACACAAGTGTTGAGTACAAGAAGACTGTAAATCACTCTAtttcaccattcttttttttttgtgacttaATAGCTTCATTCTTgaaaaactgatattttttttctaacaaatcCTCATGATAAACTCTGAAAGAGCTCACCATAGATTTCAAAGAATCTGACATTGAGTCAAATCAAAAGAATACTCCAACAGTAGGCATTTATCAAATGCATTGCTATGCcagagaaaaactgaaatgttTCCTTGGCATGGTTTTCTGAGATCATACCattattttttgttctaaaaGTGCCATGACTcaagtaaaaatgtatttctcaattTTGCATTTAAATTGCATATCTTAATAGTatcttagaaaaatgtctattataaACTCTCATTAGTtataatttgttcattcaacacatttttattgagttatgtTTATTGTACTCTGTGTGATCCAAACCTAAAGAGATTTAAGGTATGGAGCTATAGCTGTTAGAAGATTGGCAATGGAGGAATATGGTAAGTGGGAAGGactattaaaatataagaaaatatacgAATTTAGTTCTAGCATGAATTTCTAAAGCAAAAGCAGTAGAAAATATGCCTGGCAAGTTATTTAAGGCCATATGTATGTAGGCCCTTTAATGCTAGTATAACATGTTTTAGACTCCctcaattattaataaataaaactatcaaTGAAATGCAAATAGCATGCTTTAAGAAATTTCCCAGGATATTACTGTTATCAACATTTTGGAAAGTCAAAGAACAAATTAGGGAAAAGTTATCCTGATATGGGTAAGAAGTGTTGCAGGTGAGCAATACAGAGAAGGGGACAAATTCAAGAGACACTTCATGAAAATCATCCACAAGACTTGAGAAATGattagggtttctttttcttttctttctttcttttttttttttttttagagaaaagacTTTACATAACTGGGAGGTTTTGAACCTGTGTCATTAGTCAGATAAAttggttaagagaaaaaaaatatagatgTAAGATCTGCACGTCATTAGAATTTCTAAAGGAAGTCTTTCTGTGAAGAGAGTATAGCCAAGAACAATGCCAAAGAGGTGAGAGTTTTCCTAGAATGTTCAAGAAATAACAAAAGATCAGAACTGGaacaaagagggaaagaagaggtGAAGCAAGAGATGTCgccagagaggaaaagaggccCAGATTATGTCTGGTATATGTACAGGCTTTGAATCTGAGTGAAGAAAAAGGCACAGTGGGGAGTCAGAAAAGTGACATGATCCAACTTACAACTGAACAAGCTCATTCTGGCTGAAGTATAGAGAATAAATAGACCATATCATGGCAGAAGTGGAAGACAGAAGTCCAGGAACGAAGATGCACAACAATTTAGCGAAGAGTTGATGGCATGTTAGACCAGCATTGACATGGTGAAAATTGTGAGAAAAACTAATACAAGATATTGTGCAGATGTTAGACCTGGCAAGAtggtgagggaaagagaggagtcaaagatgactcCAAGACTGTTTTAACAGGCAAGTAAACAAAATACAGTAACACATCCACAAACctacaatgtatatattttttcaagcaCATACAATATTTTCCAATTTGAACATATTATGGGGCCAAGAAAAAGTCTGAATACACATCAAAGGATAGTGTATACTAGTTCCATAACAGTGAACAAGATACTTAAATTTGCTAAACACAATTTGTTTACTTGTAAAGAGAGAATAAACATACCACTTCTAAGTTTtatagataggtagatgaattagatagatgatagatagatagatagatagatagatagatagcaatacaaatataaatatagatacagatatgcaTGTGTTAAGAGCTGAAATTCTAGAAGAGAGAAACAATATGAAAAGTTGTATAATTCAGTCAAGTTCAAGGATCTCAGACTTTAAATGAGTCAAAATATTGCAAAAAACAATTATGTGATACAGCACACTGAACAGAGTTTGTAGAGTATTATGGGGAGATGACTTTGTTACCTAATGTTAGATCTCAAAACTTGAGAAAGCATGAATATGTACtggatattataaaataatatcatataattataatgcataaacaaatacatgtataaatttatttttaatttataaaaatatacttttttttaaagaaagggttTATGTGAGTGGGAGATTTTGTATGTGTCACTAGtaagataaattatttaagaggaaagaaataggtataAGATCTGCATGCCATTAGAATTTTATGTCTATATATAGATGAGATGAGAGAGAAGTTGAGAGAGGGATAAAACAAATGTAGCAATTGCAATTGGTATTTATAGCAAAGTGATACATGAACGATTGTTTATTCttgcaaatttatatttttcctgaatCTCTTCTGTAAGCTTGacatgtttccaaaaaaaaagttgaggaaaacatagggaaaagcGCTTATAAGATGAGAGACCACTTTTACTTCTGGATGGATGGTTGTAGTTAAAACAGCATTTAtgcaaaaataacaagaaaagcAAGATAAGATACATATGTTACCTGTTGATAAAAGTGAGTAGCTGTTAAGGAAAAGAGAACTGAAGTGCTTTAGAATTCAGAGAGGTGTAAACTTAGAGAAGTGAGCTGATCTTTGTCTTACTAATGCACAGCACACTGGAAAATGCAGTCTTGTGGTGCATGGCGGGTTCTGCAAGTGTTCAGAAGAACCAGTGGAGCTTTCAGCAGATGCTTTGCAGGTTTCACTGCACGTGGTTGTATTTCCTCTCACAGCATTAGACGTATTCTGGACCTGAGCTGGCCCAGagaccaaataagtaaataaacagatAGGGGGACAGACAGacaatagatgatagatagatagtagatagatagatagatagatagatagatagatagatagatagatagatagatagatagatagatagataaatgattgGTATAAAGACTGACCTAAGTGGAGAACTTCTGAAAAGCAGAGAGGAACTTTTGGCAGTGTcccaaataatacaaatattaaagatTGCAATCCATCAAAGGGAGGGCTACGGATTCAGATTCTGAACCTGTGTCCTGTGACTActctggggaaagagaaaacTGGAACTTTACACAGTCTTGTGGTCTGACAAGATGAACTGGGCTATCTGGGAGCTTAACCACACAGCTGTTTTTCCCCACACGAAATGGGATGGGAAGGGGGTAGAAGGGTCTAAGAAGCTGGTTCTGGGCCACAGAGGCAGACTGACATCTTTTGCACTCTTGTGGTGCTCAGAAGACACCACGTCCTGCTAGAGGGAAGAGCCAGCAGCAAAGGTAGTGCAGGTCTCCTCCTCAAAATGTTTGCCAGATTTTGATCATGCTTTTAGTCAGGCACAGAAGGGctagaattttctttctgaagCACAAGGAGATTCAGACTCTGGAGACTCAGACTGAGCTGGAAAGACAAAGTGAAATCTTTCTCAGTCTCTAGGTGCTTGGTTGATAACATCCCACCGGAGGCAAGAGGCATGCATCAAACACAAGGCCAGTAGCCCCCTCAGGATCTTTGCTGGAATTTGAAGATGTGCAGGGCAGGAGGCTAATTTCACACCTTCATAATGTTAAAACTGGATTTTCTGCAGTGTTtgagggctggagagagagagagagagaaagagaggggccCACCTCCTAATCAATATCTTGGGAATTCTATACCCCAGAATAGGGACAAACTGGAAGGAAAATGAGTTCTGACTCCAAACCAGTCCAGCTCCAGCCCAATTAATAATTGAATTAACAAAGTGAAACCCTTCCATGTAGAAAGTAATGTCTCTAGTTTCTATGAACCTTTTATTCTTAGGCAATaagccagaaagtaagaaaaagagtgaaaaaaagcaCAGAATAAAAGCAGGACCATCGGACACCTAAATGTTGGAGATAGAAAAGGACTTCAAAAAATACTATGATTAACATAttagagaaaatagagaaaaagttagaaaaaaatgtttatgatgaaatatttcaagagagaaataaatttaaacgGAAACATTCTATTCTCAGCGTCTATGAAGTGGCTATTTTAGATACCTCTTATAAGGGgaaacatgcagtatttgtcctttggaGACTGCCTTATTTCACTAGGTAGAGTGGCTTTCAGTTTAATCCATGTTATTATCCATGTTATGCAAATGgcaggttttctctcttttctaactCTGAATAATACagcattttatgaatataattacattttcttcataCATTCTTTAATGATGATGGGCATTGGGTTGTTTTCatatttggtttttgtgaataaGGCTGCAATGGACATGGGATAGCAGGTATctctttgggggcagggggaaatgGGGAACTCTTGTTcaatgggcataaagtttcaCTTATGggagatgaataaattctagacaTCTGTAGTATAACATACAGCTTAGAGTTAACAATACTCTTTTGTGTACTTGAAATTTTGTTAAGAGGTTAGATCTTACATTAAGAGTTCctacaacaataagaaaaaagtcaaacaaaacaaaacaaagagacagGAGGAAACTTTTAGAGATGTTGGATATGTCTATTAcctagattgtggtgatggtttcatggatgtaGGCATATGTCCAGATTCATCAAAATCTGTGTATTCAATATGTGCATTgctttatatatcaattatacatcattcaaattgtttaaaagaaaagagaaacaaatggcattgtaaaatgaaaaaaaatcccacaaaagctgaaaataaaagctCAAAGGAAGGATTTAACACGTATTAGAGAAAACAtaagatattgggttggccaaaaagtgccttcggtttttaagtaaaaataaaagacacattttttattCTCACCAAGAACTTTACCAAACAGCATATTCAcacttttgttccactaccttctgccatttttcaggcaacttcataatttcatcttcccaaaactttttatctttttgagcaaagaactgttccagttgccttttacagtcttccagggaattgaaatttt is part of the Balaenoptera musculus isolate JJ_BM4_2016_0621 chromosome 8, mBalMus1.pri.v3, whole genome shotgun sequence genome and encodes:
- the LOC118898808 gene encoding olfactory receptor 1052-like — protein: MAGWNHTRVKEFLLVGLTENPNLQIPLFLLFTLIYFITLVGKCGMIILIWLNPQLHTPMYFFLSNLSFCDVCYSTVFAHKMLVDFFSKHKSSTFSGCVLQSFFFAVYATTEGIFLSMMAYERCVTIVNPLLYTAIMTQRDCIQMVLVCYLAGLINSLTHTIGLLKLDFCGPNIVNHYFCDIPPLLRLSCSDAHNNEMLLLIFSGVLAMFTFIIIMVSYIRIIIAIQRIRSAEWRLKAFSTSASHLTAVTLLYGSVTFSYIQPSSQYSLEQEKVSNVFYTLLIPMLNSLIYSLRNKDVKDAAKWSVWQKRTST